The Chitinophagaceae bacterium DNA window ACAAGGGTAAAGATATTGTTCGTGTCCGTTATTGCTAAAAAAAGTGCTGTTTTATTGCAAAAACCACATTCTCCGTCAAATATGACGTAATATTTTTCAGCAATTTTGTTTTTCAATTCTTCTGCTTTCATAGTTTTTCTCTCTTTTTATTATGTTTATTTGCTCTTAACAACATTTAGATGAGTGAAATGTATTGTTTATTAAGGTTTCAAACTTTTCCACCAACGTAATGAGTATAAATAGTACGAGTATTCGGAGAATATATCGTTTTATATGTTTGTATCATTTTTAGTAAGTTCAAAATTAAGAAAAATTTCAACTTATATCAAAAATAACCAAAATAAATATTATGTTATTATTTTATTTTTTTATTATTATAAATGCTATTAGGAGCGTTATTTTTTATCAAATAGTTTATTTTACAAAAAAATAAGACACAACACATTATTATGACACCGATTCTCAAGCTCACAGATATTTCAAAAATATATGTAACGAATAATCAAGTTTTAAAGATATTGGATTCCATATCTATTGCTTTGTATAGCGGGGACACATTTTCTATTGTAGGTCCATCGGGAAGTGGTAAGACGACTCTTTTAGGAATATGTGCGGGATTAGATAATCCTTCTTCAGGAACAGTAGAATGGAATGGAGTGCAGATTAATACATTAACTGAGGATAAAAAAGCGTTTCTCAGAAGCCAGTCGGTAGGTTTTATTTTTCAAAATTTTCAACTTTTACCGACCTTGAATGCTTTGGAAAATGTAATGATACCTTTAGAATTACAAGGGAAGTATACAAATAAAAAAAAAGCAATAGATCTTTTAGAAAGAGTGGGATTAGGGAAAAGAATACACCATTATCCACTGCAATTATCGGGTGGTGAACAGCAAAGAGTGGCTATTGCAAGAGCGTTTATTCACAATCCTTCCATCTTGTTTGCAGATGAACCAACGGGAAATTTGGACACAGAAACAGCGGAAACGGTAGAAAATATTCTCTTTGAACTCAATAAAGAAAATAAAACAACGCTCGTTCTGGTAACTCATAATAAAGAACTCGCACAAAAAACCTCTCAAATCATTACTCTCAAAAATGGAAAAATGGTATGAGCAACATAATTGCCTCCACTCAATCTATACTCAAAGGACATAAGGACTGTGTTTATAACCTCTCTAGATTTACTACGGAAACAAACTTTATTTCATGCGGAGGAGACGGGTTAGTCATAGAGTGGGATATTTACAATACAGATATGGGGAAACTCATTGCTACTACTAAAAACTCCATTTATGCGATACATTTCATAAAAGAAGAATGTTTACTGATCATTGGTGAAAATAATGTAGGGCTTCGTTTTATTAACATAAAAACAAAAAAAGAAATCTCTTTCTTACCTATTCCTGGTCAGCTTATTTTTTGTATCAATTCTTATCAATCACATCTTTTTGTGGGGACGAGTAGTGGGGAACTGTTTGTTATACACAAAGGCAGTTACACCATAGAACACGTTCTATGGAATAGTCATAAAAGTGCAAGAACCATTGCAATAAACCCTTTGAAAAACCATATCATTATTGGATATAGCGATAATTTTATACGTATTTTTGAAATGTATTCTTTTCAACTATTATACGAAACAGAAGCTCATAGTAATTCTGTATTTGCAGCCAAATATTCGAATG harbors:
- a CDS encoding ABC transporter ATP-binding protein; translation: MTPILKLTDISKIYVTNNQVLKILDSISIALYSGDTFSIVGPSGSGKTTLLGICAGLDNPSSGTVEWNGVQINTLTEDKKAFLRSQSVGFIFQNFQLLPTLNALENVMIPLELQGKYTNKKKAIDLLERVGLGKRIHHYPLQLSGGEQQRVAIARAFIHNPSILFADEPTGNLDTETAETVENILFELNKENKTTLVLVTHNKELAQKTSQIITLKNGKMV